A region from the Diadema setosum chromosome 13, eeDiaSeto1, whole genome shotgun sequence genome encodes:
- the LOC140236928 gene encoding uncharacterized protein isoform X1, translating into MNMHSNLRYVTVLLLVIGAIAFSEACEPNKKSAPTYTDGHLEVEVRKPGGMSRLRRSVIEESLDITPSPIDEIERDEAFARIDVNEDAMVCVIEWTLEGGRLGEFWALITDHDADGDEMISVSEFDEVPVKLIYA; encoded by the exons ATGAATATGCATAGCAATCTTCGTTACGTCACGGTCCTGCTCCTTGTCATCGGCGCGATTGCCTTCTCCGAGGCCTGTGAGCCAAACAAGAAGAGCGCCCCCACCTACACCGATGGCCACTTAGAAGTTGAAGTTAGGAAGCCCGGTGGGATGTCCCG ACTCCGTCGGTCGGTGATAGAAGAAAGTCTTGATATCACACCGTCCCCTATCGATGAAATTGAAAGGGATGAAGCCTTCGCACGAATCGATGTTAACGAGGACGCCATGGTTTGTGTCATCGAATGGACGCTCGAAGGCGGGAGACTGGGTGAATTCTGGGCATTAATCACCGACCATGATGCAGACG GTGACGAGATGATCTCGGTATCAGAATTCGATGAAGTTCCAGTGAAGCTGATTTACGCGTGA
- the LOC140236928 gene encoding uncharacterized protein isoform X2 — protein sequence MHFFISDVTLLLLTLTLLASSEACTRNTNSTTEIRENPYHRLRRSEQMEEGQTGLKRENATVTMVTEDSGDDFLSTLDLDDDDWSSVSNWSIEGGLLRKLWELLGGNDQTDDNLISWTELETAPSVDGNST from the exons ATGCATTTCTTCATTAGTGACGTCACATTGCTGCTCCTGACTCTCACTCTACTAGCTTCTTCAGAGGCTTGCACGAGAAATACGAATAGTACAACCGAAATCAGGGAGAATCCCTATCACAG ACTTCGTCGATCAGAACAGATGGAGGAGGGGCAGACTGGTTTGAAGAGAGAAAATGCCaccgttaccatggttactgagGACTCTGGAGATGACTTCCTCTCCACGTTGGATCTGGACGATGATGATTGGTCATCCGTTTCGAATTGGTCGATAGAGGGCGGACTATTGAGAAAACTCTGGGAACTCCTTGGTGGGAACGATCAAACAG ATGACAACCTGATTTCCTGGACGGAGTTGGAGACAGCGCCATCTGTCGATGGAAATTCCACATGA